The genomic region CCCGCGCCGGCGACGCCGAACCCGTGCGTCCCCGGACGGCCGAGATCCGCGTCGTCAAGGCGGCGAAGGACCGTGGCAAGGCCAAGCAGAAGGGCGGCGCAGCGTGAGCGACCAGGATGCACCGGCGGAGGCCGGAGACTTCCACTCGGGCTTCGTGACGTTCGTGGGACGGCCGAACGTCGGCAAGTCCACGCTCACCAACGCTCTGGTGGGCGAGAAGATCGCCATCACCAGCGACAAGCCGCAGACGACGCGCAGGGCGATCCGCGGAATCCTGAACCGTCCGGCGGGACAGCTCGTCGTGGTCGACACGCCGGGCCTGCACCGGCCGCGCACGCTGCTCGGCCAGCGATTGAACGACCTCGTCGAGCAGGTGCTCGGCGACGTGGACGTCATCGGGTTCTGCGTCCCGGCGACCGAGAAGGTCGGGCCGGGGGACAGGCGCATCGCGGAGTCGCTCGACGGGTACGCCCGCGCGAAGAAGGTCGCGATCGTGACCAAGACGGATTCGGCCACGCGCGATCAGGTCACCGAGCGGCTCATGGAGGTCGACGCGCTGCGCGAGGACTGGGCGGCCGTCATCCCGATCTCATCGCTCACGCGCGACCAGCTCGACGTGCTCACCGACGAGGTGCTGGCACTGATGCCCCCGGGGCCGGCGCTGTACCCCGAAGGGGTCGTGACCGACGAGTCCGAGGACGACCGCATCGCCGAGATCATCCGCGAGGCTGCGCTCGAAGGCGTGCGCGACGAGCTTCCCCATTCGATCGC from Microbacter sp. GSS18 harbors:
- the era gene encoding GTPase Era, producing MSDQDAPAEAGDFHSGFVTFVGRPNVGKSTLTNALVGEKIAITSDKPQTTRRAIRGILNRPAGQLVVVDTPGLHRPRTLLGQRLNDLVEQVLGDVDVIGFCVPATEKVGPGDRRIAESLDGYARAKKVAIVTKTDSATRDQVTERLMEVDALREDWAAVIPISSLTRDQLDVLTDEVLALMPPGPALYPEGVVTDESEDDRIAEIIREAALEGVRDELPHSIAVVVQEIAPREDSDLTDVYADIVVERDSQKAIIIGRKGSRLKDVGARARAQIEPLVGGRIYLSLHVRVAKEWQRDPKQLGRLGF